In Oryctolagus cuniculus chromosome 18, mOryCun1.1, whole genome shotgun sequence, the DNA window TCAGGCCGGCTCCCgcccgccctcctcctcctcctcctcctcctcctcggccccTGCGGTGGCCGGGATGCCCTCGTCGTCCCACGGCGGCTCGGGGCCGGGGTCCGGCGGGCCCAGGGGCACCGCCAAGCCCTCGGGGTGCTTGCGCTTGGCATGGCGCCGCAGCGTGTTGGCCTCGGTGAAGCGCAGGCGGCAGACGGGGCACTGGTAGGGGCGCTCCCCGGAGTGCACGCGGTGGTGGTGCGCCAGCTCGCCCGCCTCGCGGAAGCGGCGTGGGCACAGCGGGCAGCGGAAGGGCCGCAGGCCAGCGTGGATGTTGCAGTGCCGCCGCAGGTGGCTGGACCGCTTGAAGGTCTTCCCGCAGTCCTTGCACGCGTGCGGCTTCAGCTCCGAGTGCGAGATGCTGTGGCGCTCCAGGTCGGAGAGGTAGGGGAAGGCCCGCAGGCACACCGGGCAGAAGTGCGGGGCCTTCCTGGAGCCGGAGCCCTCGGGCCCCGCGGCCGCCGACCCCTCAGAGACCGTGTAGGGCACTCCCTGGTCGTCGATGAGCAGCAGGTCCCTGCCTGCGCCGCTGCCCGCGGGGGCCGTGGCCCCCTgcgcccgcggcggcggcggatCCGGCCCTGACTTGGGGCGGCGGCCCCGTCTGCGGGGGAGGGAGGCCTTGAGCGTCCGGTGGGAGGCGGCGCCCCCCCCAGGTTGGCGGCCTCGGCGGCCCGGGGGGACGGGAGGAGGTAAGGCCAGAGGTTTGTCTTCCTCTCCAGGCAAAGGCGAAGGCAACGGGTCTGGGCTGGGGGTGTCCATGGAGCAGTGGGGGGCTTGGGTCTAGGCACTGGAGCTGGCTAagaagagagagggggcagcgtcAGGGCTGGGAAGGCCCGGGCACCCCCGGTGCCCCCAGACACCtgtcctgcccctctctctccgcGCCTGGAGCTGGCTGTGGGGGGCGTTCATGGTCATGACCAGGGTCACGGCGGCGGCAGGGGGACAAGGTTCTGTGTGTGCCCCACGCCTCCCTCGAAGTTCAAGGTCACCACGGTCTGGGAGGACGGACAGAGTCCACCCACGGGAGGACGCGGGCCAAGCCCCCCGAGGTTCTTCCACCCCAGCGCCCTCGGCTGGCTCAAGGGCGTTAGGGGCGCAGGCGGGGCTGGCCCGTGCGTGGGTGGCCAGTTAACATCCCAGTGGCTACAGAGTCCAGGGCCTCGGGTCAGCTGCCCTGAGCTCAAGGGCTGAGCCCTGTCACTGCTGTGTGTGGCTCCAGCACGTCCCTAAGCCTGGGACACCTGCTCCGTTCTACCCCCCTGCCTGGACAGGTGGCGGAGGGAGCCGTGACCACGGCCAGCATCCGCTCACACCAACCCTCCCCGCCCTCGCTCTGCaagtggggaaaccgaggcacgggAAGCCAGCTCCACCCAAGTTCCCTCGTGTCAGCGAGTGAGTGGCCGGGCCAGCGCTCAGACCAGCGGCCCCGGGGAAAGCGAAGAAATGGACATGCCGAGGCCGGGGGTCCTGGGTTCGAGTCCGGCTCCGCTGGGACCCAGCGAGTGGGCATTGCCAGGGTTCTCGGGAGCACCCAGTGGGGCTGCTGGCGCACCACCGCCATCCCCGCGCCCCAGCGCCCGCCCACGCGGAGCCTGAGGTTTACACGCGAGAAGGGCGAGCGCACGCGCTGCGGGCGGCCCCCCGCACGCCGTCTCCGTGGGAACCCGGACGCCTCGCCCCCGGCCAACGGCTCGCTCCCGGGCTCTCCGGGCGCGGTACCCCCAACTGGCCCCTACCCCCGGCCCGCGTGCAGGCGCGTGCCCGTGCGGCGCGCGGGGCGGGCCCTGCGGGGGCGGCGGCCAATGAGCGGCGCCGCGGCCCGCCGCCGGCCGGGGCCGCCCGGAAGGGGGtctgcgcgcgcgcgcgcccgggGCCGGCCCGGCGGGGCGCGCGGCGGCGCGCGCAGGTGTCGGGGGGCGCTCTCCGGCGGCGCGCGCCctcggcctcccctcccccgcccgggcCCCCCGCCTCTCGGGTACCTCATTTGCATGTCGCCCGGCTCGCGagggtgcgcgcgcgcgcgccgcgCGGGGGGCGGCGGGGCCGGTGCGTGGgaaggggcggcggcggcggcgggcggcggcggcgcgcgggggccggccccgcccctgggaGGCGACGCGGGGCGGTGCCGCCCGCTCCCCCGCCCGAGGCCCGCGCGCCCGCGGGGAACAAAGGGGACGCGCTGGGTCCTAAGCACCGGGAGCGGCCGCGCGGGCGAGGCGTGCCTGCACAGCGGGCCGCCCCGTCTGCCCGAGCACCCGCCGCCGCGTCCCCACTACATCGATATAAGTGTCTTTTCTGTCACGAAGCACCCGGCCGGGGGACCCGACCATAGCGATCGCACGAGAAGCGGGAAAATGGCAGCCCGTTGCCCGTAACTAACATGGCGCCGGGCCGGCTTCTTAGCGCCGCGGAGGGCTCAGCGAGAATGCGGTGCCCGTCTTATCTCTGAGGCGCACTCGACGCGTTTCAGGTCCTCGTCACCCCTGACGGAGTGCTGTGCCTCAGGAACGGGTTTGAGGCAGGAATGGGGAATCGCATCGCCCTCGCCTGCGTTAGCGCCTCCTAGCGTCGCCGCGCTGACCTGGTTGCCCTCAGTCTCTATGGCGCCGTGCGaccccccaggccccgcccctcgtcCTGCCCTCACCTAAGATGGCGGCCGCCCGGCTTCCCTAACCTCCGGGgctggggaaaggaagggaaagagggagaagggcGGGGGGGCGAGGGGGAGCCGAGAGGGCGGGAAAGGGGGGTGAGGGGGCCGGGAGCGAGGCGGAAGTCGAGGGGCCCCCCGGGTGGAAGTGACGCTGCCCCCGCTGCCCAAAATGTCGGCGCCCAGAGGGAGGTGTAAGTAATTAAAGAGGAAAGCCGACCGACTTCTCCGGCCTCCCGGGGCCACGCCGGGCCTCCAGGACGTCCGCTCCGTACGAGCGAGGTGGACTCCGGTGGCCCCGGGCCCGCCGGACCCGCCTCCGCCGCGGCCTCCCGGCGCTGCCccgcaggggcagggggaggggcacaaAAGGCCGGCTCTCGAGGCCTGCTCGGGGCGCCAGGGCCCGGGGCCGGCTCGGAGCCTGCGGGAGGAGCGGGAGGCGGGGCTCggcgggacggggcggggcgAGCGGTGGGAGGAGCCCGGGGCGGGGCTTAGCGTGGCGACGGGCAGGGTTTAGGGGCTGTGGGTAGGCTGTGGGCCTGGCTTAGACAAGGCGGGGGGCTGTACAGGGGCGTGGCTCCACGGTGGGGGCCGGGCCTCGGCAAAGAGGGGGCGTGGCTccacgggggagggaggggcctagGCAAAGGGCGTGGCTccacgggggagggaggggcctagGCAAAAGCAGGGCGGGGCTCCATGGTGGGGGCGGAGCTTAGACAAAGCTGGTGCTGGTGTGGGCGTGGCccgtggtgggggcggggcctgggcaaggcgggggcggggcctaggCACAGAAGTGACGGGAAGCCCACTGAGGCTTCGCGGGGCCGAGCGCTTCCGTGGAACGGGCAGGCCCTCCCGGTGGAAGAGAGGGGCCGCGGGGGGCGCAGATGGGCCCGGAGCCGTGTAGGCGCGCTCGGGGCTTCCTTAACGGGGGAGGTGCGGGAGGCCGTGGCGGCAGGTGTCCGCGCAGAAGAGCGGGGCGCAGCGATGGGGGGGTAACAGCACGGTGGTTCCGATTCCCCCAAGGAGGCCTGCAGTGGGCTCTGCCCACATATACCCCCGGCGCGCCCAGTGTACTGcacgagggggcggggccaggagtgGGGGCGGGGCATAGGGGGCGGGGCCTCACAGCAGGCCGACTGGACCGTTCCAGGTGATTGACAGAGTGGGGACGGGAGAGTAGGCTGTGCAGGGCAGTGGGAGGGGCGCAGGGGACGTTGGAAGTGGGAAGGGCGCGCATGGCCTCGGAGGGTGCCTCCCAGGGGACAGGGGTTCTGGGGGCGGCCCTTCAGCGGctcccactgcctccctcctGCAGAGAGAGCGCCCACCGGCCGCTGCACCCCCGCCGCCATGGACGACGCCCCGCTACCCGCACCCCCGGCGGcccccgccgcggccccgcccgccgccgccccccgcgTGCCCTTTCACTGCAGTGAATGCGGCAAGAGCTTCCGCTACCGCTCGGACCTGCGGCGCCACTTCGCGCGCCACACGGCGCTCAAGCCCCACGCGTGTCCGCGCTGCGGAAAGGGCTTCAAGcacagcttcaacctggccaaccACCTGCGCTCGCACACCGGGGAGCGGCCCTACCGCTGCTCCGCCTGCCCCAAGGGCTTCCGGGACTCCACCGGCCTGCTGCACCACCAGGTGAGTCCGCCGGCGAGGAGCCCGGGGCTCCCTGCGTCCCCGCCCAGGGACCCTGGCCAGGGCTCTCCCTGCGTCCCCGCCCAGGGACCCTGGCCAGTCAGCACCAGCCTTTCCTTCCCGCTGGCCCCTGTGTCcacggccaggagcccaggaaggaGAGCATGGCCCGAATCGCTGCCCCCACCGTGTGCGCCTCGTGGAGGCTCCACTCATTCAGCAGTGACTGCGCGTGTTCCCTGCTCAACCCCTGGTAGCCAAGGGGCCCTCTGCCTCCACAGAGCTTGCACTCCTGGGGAGGTGGTCATCTGTCGGAGTGACCGGGTGCCCGCTGCTTCGAAGCCTCCACACTCAGGATGGGGGGGAGGGATATGCATGACCTCGGAGGCCTCACCCTGCCCACCAGTGGGTTGAACCgctcctgagcacctgctgtatgcgGGCACAGGGGAACAAAGCAGACACGTGGCCGCCCAGCTGAGGGGAGTGCTGTGAGAGGTgtgaggcaggggcggggcgggaagCAGACTTCTAGGCCGGCAGGGCTTCGCCGTGGGAGCTGCCACCACGGGCACCCCAGGCAGCGAGGAAGCCGGCGGGGAAGACAGCAAGCGCAGTGACAGTGGATCGAGTCCCCCACACACCACGTTTGGAGGCGGCATCACAAATGGGCAGACGCAAAAAACCCGCTGCCACCCAAGCCTCTTACAGCGCCCCGGCTGCCGCCTGGCCGGGCCGCGGGCAGAGCACGGGTTTCTGGGCTCCCTCCCGGGAGGCTCTGATCCCCCAGATCTGGGAGCGATCCCCGGGGCCCGCCGGCGCCCGCGGGGCTGGGCGGCAGTGCCGCGCCTGCGCAGGTCGGGCCCCCGGGGCGCTGACGCCTGCCGTCGCCCTGCGTGCGTCTCATTCCAGGTGGTGCACACCGGGGAGAAGCCCTACTGCTGCCTGGTGTGCGAGCTCCGCTTCTCCTCGCGCTCCAGCCTCGGCCGCCACCTCAAGCGCCAGCACCGCGGGGTGCTCCCGTCGCCGCTGCAGCCCGGCTCGGGCCTGCCCGCCCTGAGCGCGCCCTGCTCGGTCTGCTGCAACGTGGGACCCTGCTCCGTGTGCGGGGGCGCCGCGGCGGGCAGCGCCGagggcctggagggggcgggcgccggcggctGGGGCTTGGCCGaagcggccgccgcggccgccgcctcctTGCCCCCGTTTGCCTGCGGGGCCTGCGCGCGGCGCTTCGACCACGGCCGCGAGCTGGCGGCCCACTGGGCCGTGCACACCGACGTGAAGCCCTTCAAGTGCCCGCGCTGCGAGCGCGACTTCAACGCGCCCGCGCTGCTGGAGCGGCACAAGCTGACGCACGACCTGCAGGGGCCCGGCGCGCCCCCGGCGCAGGCCTGGGGCGAGGGCGCCGCGGCGGAGGTGGGCGCCGCGCCTCCGGCCAGGGACGGCGGGCTGCTCCTGGGCCCCGCGCGGGGCGGCGTGCCCGAGCTGGGGGCGCTCCCGGAGGGCggcggggaggcggcggcggcggccgagccGTCGGAAGACACGCTGTACCAGTGCGACTGCGGCACCTTCTTCGCGTCGGCCGCCGCGCTGGCCGGCCACCTGGAGGCGCACTCCGGCCCCGCCACCTACGGCTGCGGCCACTGCGGGGCGCTGTACGCGGCGCTGGCCGCCCTGGAGGAGCACCGGCGGGTCAGCCACGGCGAGGGCGGCGgggccgaggcggcggcggccgcggccccgCCGGGGGACGGCGCGCCCGGGGAGCCCGCGTCGGGCTCGGGCCGCGGCAAGAAGATCTTCGGCTGCTCTGAGTGCGAGAAGCTGTTCCGCTCGCCGCGCGACCTGGAGCGGCACGTGCTGGTGCACACGGGCGAGAAGCCGTTCCCGTGCCTCGAGTGCGGGAAGTTCTTCCGCCACGAGTGCTACCTGAAGCGCCACCGGCTGCTGCACGGCACCGAGCGGCCCTTCCCCTGCCACGTCTGCGGCAAGGGCTTCATCACGCTCAGCAACCTCTCCAGGCACCTGAAGCTCCACCGGGGCATGGACTGACCGGCCCGCCGCGCCGGGCACCTGCGGATCCACACACAGCCCCGGAGCCGCGGCTCAGCACGCGCGGGCGTCCACGAGCTGCTGTCGGCTTGCGGGCCCTCGGAACCAGAGGCAGGCGCCGCCCAGGGAACACTGCCCCGCTCCCGAAGAGCCATGATTCCCGATGACCCTGATCTGGGGAAtgtgggttgggggggggggggacatgtCCCAAGATTCCCCTCCAGAAGCTACCCCCCAGAATCGCTGGTGCCCCCCAGGAAGTGGATACAGCTGGAGTCTGCCTTCCTCGCCCCCTCCATTCCAGTCCCTGAGCTGATGAGGACCAGGGTGGGCCGCCCTGCGCTGAGCTCCGCCTCCCTACTGCGGAGTGGATCGACCCGGCCATCTCCTCCCATCCCTGACACTAGAATAGACTGGTATAGGCTGGTCCAAGATACCCTGCCCCATGCCCCGTAGGATGGACTGACCCAGGTGCACACACGCCTGTCCACTCGGAATGGGCAGGTCCGGGCCGtgggctgcccccgccccctccccggcgtGAGAAGGGCAGCCGCGCCCTCTCCTGTGCCGCGTGGGCAGGTGCGCATTCCCCGGCCCGCACGAACTCAGTAGAGCGAGGTGGCGACTTTGCGCGCCCAGTccgtctctctccatctccatcgGTCTGTCTGTGTCTGCGTTCCTCCCAATCccaagggggggggggcttggcgAGGGGGTCCCCGCCCTGAGCCTCGACCTCGTCCCCTCTTCCCATGCCCCGATGTCTCCAGGACCCCAATAAACCTCGTCCTGTCTGTCACTGCCAACTCCTTTTCTGACCTGCCCCCTTCCCCGACTCAGGCGGGCCGCCTGAGACAGATGGGCCCCTCCCTCCCGGCTGCCAGTCTGCCGTATAAATCGGAGCCTTTCCATCGCCCACCCAAGCGGAAGGCAGTCCACCTCCAACAGATGGCAGCCTTCAATCCCGTAGGACACGCCCCTTGGAGACCAAACTTAGAGACGCTTCCAggaggaggccccgccccgccccttagAGCGGGGAACGGGTCCCGCCCATCAGGAGGCGTGGACCCTGCGGGCCACGCCCGAACGCTGACTCCCTGCCGGGCACTGAGACCCCTCGGGATCCCACAGAGAGCGAAACAGACGACCCTGGCCCtccttgggggcgggggggggggagtataCTCTGATGCATGCGCAATGCGGGTGGTGGAGACCCATGAATGAAGGAAGCAGCCAATTTCCGGCGGTTGCAAGTCAAGAAATCGAGGGTCGAGGCCGTGCCACTCTAAATGGGGGTGCGGGAGGTCCGGGAAGGCCGCGCTGGCGAGGGGCTCGTGGTGGCAGCCCTGCAGGGTGAGGGGGACTTGGGGAAGGGGGcgcagaggcaggcaggggccacaCGCCGCAGGCCCGGGGGGCCGCAGCTGGCGCGGGGCAGCTGGGTTTTAAGCCGGGAGGGCTGTGGGCACCCCTGCGGTCGGGCTGCTGAGTGCAGAAGGACCTGGGGGGCGCAGCGTgggagggaggtgtggggccTGGACCAGCTGgccaagaggaaggggaggactgGAGGTGGCATCTGgttgtgtgcgtgtgcgtgcgtgtgtggcAAGGGGTGTCAGGAGTGACGGCTTGGGGCGACACCTTTGTAATAAGGCCAGAAAACGGGGAGAACAAGCTTAGGGaagggtgtgtgggggtggtcAGGAGTCCCTCCGCGGCTTCTTAAGTGTGAACCGTCCCGTGGCTCGGTGCTCGCTATGCTGACGCCTTGCACGGTGCGCGGTGCGGTGTTCTGCTAGGCACAGACCCGGGACCAGCACTTGCACCTGCACCGGGAGACACAGGTGAGAACATTCACAGCGGTAGCCCTCGGCACCCCTGGAATGTCCCCCAAAAACACAACCCTCAGGGCGCAGGCACTGAGCGGTGGCTAAGACCCTCTTGTCCATGTCCAAGTGCCCGGGGTCGCAGCACTGACCTTAGAGAAGGCACTGCCCATTAGTGACAAGACCCACCCCTTAGAGACAGGCACCGCCCCTTAGAGACAGGCACCACCCCTTAGAGAAGGCACCGCCCCTTAGAGAAGGCATCACCCCCTTAGAGACAGTCACTGCCCCCTTAGAGAAGGCACTGCCCCCTTAGAGGCAGGCACCGCCCCTTagtgctgagaggcagcagtgaccactcaagtaactgggtgccCGCCACCCACCTGAAGACctgcactgagctcctggctcccagctacacctggcccagcccccgccactGCAGGCATCGGAGCGATCAGcagatgccccccaccccccgaggtAACTAATGTTGGTACGTCAGGCTATGCAATACTATACAACACAGAATGAGTGGGGGGCTGGCTGGCATTGTGTTACAGCAGATTGGGCCACCACCAGTGACAGCAGTTTCCCacgtgagcgccagttcaagtcctggctgctccacttactgtcagctccctgctaatgtgcctggggaagcagtggaaacgGCCCAGGCGCTgggcccggcacccacgtgggaggccctgggTGTAgtgccaggctcttggctttggcctggtccagccccagccccagccattgaggccatgtggggagtgaaacatcagagagaagtgcttgctctctctctccctccctccctcttggtccgtaactcagcctttcaagtaaaaataaatataaatcttggccagcgccgtggctcactaggctaatcctctgcctcgcggcgccggcacaccgggttctagtcccggtcggggcgccggatcctgtcccggttgcccctctcccaggccagctctctgctgtggcccaggagtgcagtggaggatggcccaagtgcttgggccctgcaccccatgggagaccaggataagtacctggctcctggcttcggatcagcgcggtgcgccggccgtagtgcgcccaccgtggcggccattgtagggtgaaccaatggcaaaaggaagacctttctctctgtctctctctcactgtccactctgcctgtcaaaataaataaataaataaaaatctttcttaaacAAGAGAATAAATGAGACAATGTACACACCATTACATGGATGGAAGCCAAGAGGCCGGATGCAAGAAACCAGACACATGTGCCCATGCCTAGGACATCCAAGAGCAGGCCCCGCTGAGCCGCAGGACCCAGAGGCCTTGCGGGTCGTAAGCCCACCAGGAGAGCCGGGAGACGCGTTCCGAGGGGAGGAGAGCTGGGGTCGGGACTCTTGAGGCACTCCCAGGAGTGCCCAGTCTCGGAAGCAGATGGCATCGCATAGCCATCGTATAACCAGTTCAATGCAGCCTTCGCAGCGCTTCACGATTGAACACGCGTTCACGGAAGGAGACACTGCGTGGAGAAAACCGTGAGGGAGCAGCTTCTTCCCTGGAAATCCCCCACCGCCCACTAGAGAGGGCCCGTGCTCCTCAGCCTTGAGACTGTCCCTCCCACCTCGCAACCACCCCTAAGAGAAGGCACCGCCCCTTAGTGACAAGACCCACCCCTTAGAGACAGGCACCGCCCCTTAGAGACAGGAACCACCCCTTAGAGAAGGCACCGCCCCTTAGAGAAGGCACCACCCCCTTAGAGACAGTCACTGTCCCCTTAGAGACAGGCACCACCCCTTAGAGAAGGCACCGCCCCCTTAGTGACAAGACCCACCCCTTAGAGAAGGCACCACCCCCTTAGAGACAGTCACTGTCCCCTTAGAGACAGGCACCACCCCTTAGAGAAGGCACCGCCTCCTTAGTGACAAGACCCACCCCTTAGAGAAGGCATTGCCCCCTTAGAGAAGGCACTGCCCCCTTAGTGACAAGACCCACCCCTTAGAGACAGGCACCGCCCCCTTAGGGATAAGACTCACCCCTTAGAGACAGGCACCGCCCCCTTAGAGTCAGGCACCACCCCCTTAGAGAAGGCACCACCCCTTAGAGAAGGCACCGCCCCCTTAGTGACAAGACCCACCCCTTAGAGAAGACACCGCCCCTTAGAGACAGGCACTGCCCCCTTAGAGTCAGGCACCACCCCCTTAGAGACAGGCACCACCCCTTAGAGAAGGCACCACCCCCTTAGTGACAAGACCCACCCCTTAGAGACAGGCACCGCCCTTAGAGAAGGCACCACCCCCTTAATGACAAGACCCACCCCTTAGAGACAGCCACCACCCCTTAGAGAAGGCACCGCCCCCTTAGTGATAAGACCTACCCCTTAGAGACAGGCACCGCCCCCTTAGAGATAAGACCCACCCCTTAGAGACAGGCACTGCCCCCTTAGAGACAGGGGCTGCCCCCTTAGAGATAAGACCCACCCCTTAGCAGCACCGCCTCCTTAGAAACAGGCACTGTCCCCTTAGAGACAGACACTGCCCCCTTAGGGATGAGACCCACCCCTTAGGCACCGCCCCCTTAGAGACAGGCACTGCCCCCTGAGAGTCAGGCACTGCCCCTTTAGAGACAGACACCACCCCCTTAGAGAGAGGCACCACCCTTAGAGACAGGCACCTCCCCTTAGTGACAAGACCCACCCCTTAGACAGGCACCACCCCTTAGAGACAGACGC includes these proteins:
- the FIZ1 gene encoding flt3-interacting zinc finger protein 1 encodes the protein MDDAPLPAPPAAPAAAPPAAAPRVPFHCSECGKSFRYRSDLRRHFARHTALKPHACPRCGKGFKHSFNLANHLRSHTGERPYRCSACPKGFRDSTGLLHHQVVHTGEKPYCCLVCELRFSSRSSLGRHLKRQHRGVLPSPLQPGSGLPALSAPCSVCCNVGPCSVCGGAAAGSAEGLEGAGAGGWGLAEAAAAAAASLPPFACGACARRFDHGRELAAHWAVHTDVKPFKCPRCERDFNAPALLERHKLTHDLQGPGAPPAQAWGEGAAAEVGAAPPARDGGLLLGPARGGVPELGALPEGGGEAAAAAEPSEDTLYQCDCGTFFASAAALAGHLEAHSGPATYGCGHCGALYAALAALEEHRRVSHGEGGGAEAAAAAAPPGDGAPGEPASGSGRGKKIFGCSECEKLFRSPRDLERHVLVHTGEKPFPCLECGKFFRHECYLKRHRLLHGTERPFPCHVCGKGFITLSNLSRHLKLHRGMD
- the ZNF524 gene encoding zinc finger protein 524, which codes for MDTPSPDPLPSPLPGEEDKPLALPPPVPPGRRGRQPGGGAASHRTLKASLPRRRGRRPKSGPDPPPPRAQGATAPAGSGAGRDLLLIDDQGVPYTVSEGSAAAGPEGSGSRKAPHFCPVCLRAFPYLSDLERHSISHSELKPHACKDCGKTFKRSSHLRRHCNIHAGLRPFRCPLCPRRFREAGELAHHHRVHSGERPYQCPVCRLRFTEANTLRRHAKRKHPEGLAVPLGPPDPGPEPPWDDEGIPATAGAEEEEEEEEEGGREPA
- the LOC138846774 gene encoding bcl-2-binding component 3, isoforms 3/4-like, which encodes MAAGVQRPAPSRPRALAPRAGLESRPFVPLPLPLRGSAGRPRRRRVRRARGHRSPPRSYGADVLEARRGPGRPEKSPRRLGKPGGRHLRGGAGPRAPPPPAAAAAPSHAPAPPPPARRARAHPREPGDMQMRYPRGGGPGRGRGGRGRAPPESAPRHLRAPPRAPPGRPRARARADPLPGGPGRRRAAAPLIGRRPRRARPARRTGTRLHAGRG